Genomic segment of Hirundo rustica isolate bHirRus1 chromosome 6, bHirRus1.pri.v3, whole genome shotgun sequence:
CGCAGCTTTATGCTTTCCTCCACAGCACCCACACACCTCACCACAGTGATGGCATGCTCTCAACGGGAGGTAGCAGCACATACATGGAGCAATGAATGAGAGTGCCACCAGTGCTAACCAGCGTAAGCAGAACTTGTCATCACTAGTGTCACACGAGCAAGGATCAGAGAAATCTCCTTCAGAGTCTGACATGCAGTGATACAGCATGCTCTCTGCGCAAAGCATGCAACTAACTTGGTAGATACATCTTTTAATAGGATCTGGCGCATCTTGACATTTGCCTCTGCCATTATCTTCATGATTAAACCTTTCCTGGCAGTATATACAGCGGGAACGCTCACcatcctcttttcttctttttgagtttttaaattttgatgaGGAAGGCTGAGTTTTAAATACCACAGAACTCTTTGAGTCTTTTAGGGAATTCAACTTAGTTCCATCCCCACACGGGTATAAATAGTCAGATTTTTTACTGTCTGATTTAGAAAATGGTATATTTGAGTCTGCGTCATCCCTCTCCAGGTCATTCTTCCACATATCAGGATGCCTGTAGTCTGCATAACGACGTATCAAAATGTCACGGGGGTTTATTCTGACAATTTCATCTTCGTCCTGAAAACTAACGTGTCTGATTGACTTTAGCGGGACCTGAAATGGCAAAATAAGAGAAGTTTACCATGGTCAAGTCTCAAATGTATGTCCACCTACAATGTAAAACATAGattagaaaactaaaaaaacaagactttttttctcttgctgcttgaggataaaaaatgcagattatttTCTCACTACTACAATTTACAAACATCCCCAGCATAATGAGTCTTCTGCAGGGTATTAGGTCTGTGAGCTTTGGTATTCTTTCCTGACTTTTTAGTGTCTCGTAAGAGCTTTGGGTATTTTGGAATCCACATAAAACTTGATGCTTCTCTGTGAATTATGCTCAAAATTAGAGTGTTAACATCTTAAAGTGAAAACTAATTCCACAGATTAATTTTGTCTTATGTGCTGATTTCATGTGATGATCTGCTGCTTTAGGACTAACTCCCCGATACATTCATTATTGTGTTATCCAGGAGAAGCTTTCCTTAATTCCCACCCTAAGTTTTCAAATTCTCTCCAGTTTATAACGAGTATTGAATACTGGTAAGTTCTTATCAAAGTTATCGAGATAAGGATTTTGCAGTATGAAGAATAACATTTCGAATGATGATCAGTCATTAACCGCATATTCTGAATGCATCTCCCCGTAGCTAATCTAAATTAAATTGATTCGTTTAGGAGACCAGCAGGCAAAGACCCAAATACTTCTCAAATTCTCAATTTGTAATGAACTGACCATAATTTAAGACCTTTTACTTCAAAAGGCAAGTAATAAGGAATGTGCTAAACACATACAAAACCAGCGGAGAAATAAGATAGAGTTCTTACTTATTCCACCTTAAAGTGAAAGGGCATGGGGGGGGTATGAAAAAGTTGTCAAAGAtgacaaaaatcagaaaatcatCCAAACTGAAATACTGCAGGCCTTAGATATCTAAGTGTAAAACAGTGGATTGCCACTAAATGTTACTGAAATCACATTACATGTGACTTGCAAGAAAACATGCAAATGATGATAGGATAGAAATTTAGCACGTCTATAAAAGTAGCTCCAGAAAATAGCAGACGGTGCAGCAAAAAAGCAAGGGTCTCAGTATGCCCCAGTATTTCTACCTTACAGGGAGGCAATTATTTTCCTACACTGTAGGACTATTATAATCAGAGCCAGATTATGAGTGGGCTTCAAGTcaaattctgtctttttctctaTCAAGTGCATAGCCTGTAAACCATCTctcagaaaagacaaaaaacccgTCCCTAACCTATTAGTCTTACAAATTCTTCCAGAATCATGAATTACTTGGGAATAATCTTTGGCATCAGTATTGTTGCTTTGAGATGGTTTACCTTATTAGTACTCAACTTAATGAGAATCAATGTGTCAGCATTCCATAGTCAAGTACAACAACTGAATTGCATGTTTCTAATCTGTTGCAGTGTGTGAAACTGATGATGTTTTAGGTTAAGACATTCTATGTCACTTTGCACGTGTCTATGTTCCTACTGCACTGAAGTCTGCATGTCCTGGTTTTGGGGTAGGAGacaagggaaaagggaaggcagctggaaaagaggaaggaagagctTCTTAAAATATGCTATCTTCTGATTATGTAAGAATATCTGTAGCCTGCTCTAACCACCACTTCCCTGCTCAACAATCCTTGTGTGATGAGTACAGAACTGTAATTAGAGATGCTTTGCCCTGGGACTTTCAACTGGAGTACGCTAacaagaacaattttttttttcttggcttcaTGCCACATAGTTGAACTTCCACAAGGCTTCAAGGATACTGGGGAAAGAAAGGTTATATCCTATTCAGCTAACATTGCTTCTCTTCCATAGTTAACCAGGCTCCTATGCAAGCAGTTAGGCTTCCCCTTTGCTTATAAAAGCAGACTGCTTCTCTGCcctattttgttttcaaacaagAGGAAGAATCTATTGTTTAGCAAAAATAACTAACTATGGCTAATTGCCTTATTTGAACATTTTGCAGCAtagatttatttaaagaaaaaagtcgCAAAAGTAATTAGAATTCCACATGTTACAGGCATAAAGGATCCTTATCCCACTGTCCACATAGAATATTATGCATGCACTTAAGACAGTAAATAAAACCCAttgtttaaaagtaaaaaacccaaaaacctcaATACAAAAAACCCACTCTCAACCTCCCATTCCCCAGACAGCTAATCACCATTTAAGATCACTACAAATATTAACAACTGTAGAATCTGACCTCTTCTTAGCCTTTGaaggctttttatttgtttgagcAGAACACACTACACACAtagaattcttttattttttcaagtctTGAGCCTAAAAATGCTTAACTGGCATGTTACAAATAAGGCAGTGCTACATTCTTTATGGCACTGATATTAAGAAATATCTTTTgagcagaaaatgctgaaaaataggCAAACTGGAGAAATGCTGGAAAGAGCTTACTCACTGGGTATTAAATGGGACCTCTGTGAATGCATGAAGTACACGAAAACTTACAAACAATTCAGAACCCAAATTCAGATAGGGACAAATAGTAGCAAAATTTAATGAGAATAGTGTGCTCAGTCCTCTAAATAGTCAAAATTAAAACTCAGTACAAATGTCATCTATGTGAAGCTAaagcaggaagggaggaagaatgTTACAGCAAACTGAAATTCCACAGAGAATCTGATTCTGTACATGATTAGCTAACCGGAAATTCGGCAGAAAATTTTTGTTGATGCAATTGAACCTACAAGTATCTCACCTTACTTGAAGGGGTGCACCTATAAACAAGGCATAATCACTTCCTTGGTACTGTAAcctttgctgcttctcctcaaAGAGATACACCTGACTTTGTTAACCTTGTGACTTCTCAATATGAAGACACTAGCAGCTGCCTATATCATTGCAAAGTACTAAGTTTAACACACATCCGTGTATCAGAAGCTGGAAAGCTGAAGGACTCGAGTATTTTTTTACTAACAGTCAAAATATTACAGGTAAAATCTGAATTGTCATTAATCACTTCTTTAGTTGGAGCATGTGCTTCTTGAACTACTCAGCTTATGAGCACACTCTTAAGTAAGAGTGTTCAAACTTATTTACACAAAATTGAAACAAATGCCATAATTAGCTCAAGATCTGCTGTGCCATGGAGTTTAGCAGAGCCAGTGCAGTGTGTGCACATACAGAATGTGAAGTTTTAGTGACCTGCCTATGTTCTAAATGTGCATCCCACAAGACCATGCAAAAAGCAGAGTGTCTGTTGCTTGCAGGTGCAGATGCAATGTGAGAAAAATATCTACTTAAATTTTCATGGAATTCCCCATAACTTCACTTTCCAAGAACTGAATTCCAACACTgtcatttgaaagaaatttcGATTTAATTTCTATTAGATGGACACAGACTAATCAGTTTAACACAACCTAAATTATCACTCTCAGTAGTCAATTTTAcacatgcttttaaaacatacaGATATTTTAAGGTACTGCACTTTACAATGCTGGGAAGACTAAGAGGACATACATCACTGGTTACTGTAGCCATTAAATATTAGCTGCAATAACCTAATCACTCAACCAGTCtattctaaaaaatatttacaattctctttaaaagtaaatgggaagaaggaaaatatgtaccttaacagaaacaaaaatatgaggTGACTTATACAAAGAGATAATTGGAGTAGGTCAAtgattaaaaatcaaaaattaataatttcaagcTTCTTAGTTCTCCAGATAGCACTGCTTGCGCCTCTTTTGCCCAATAAAGCAGCTTAAGAGTAGGTGATATAAGACTTAAGTacaactgtatttttctctgcaaaaataaCTGAGGGCACTAAAAAGCTTTGTttcaagcagcagaaatattttttgtaagtCTTCAGAATTACTTGAACTTGCATTCTGCTTTGACTTCTGTTATTCAGCATATTCTAAAAGCTTCCCATGCATTTGGTTCTAGACATAAGACCATCAAATTAATCACAATCCAATTTACTAAGACTACATCTACAGTCTACAAAAACTGTCAGTTCTTTtagctttagaaaaaattgtATATTGCTAAAGGAAAAGCTGTACCAAAAGCTGTACCAATGGCTGAATACTTCTCATACATaactgatatatatatatatatttctttctgCATCAAAACAGAGTAGTTTAGTTTAAATAGGCATTTAGAAAGCAAAAGCAAcacttcaataaaaatatttagcagaAATGCCCTACTGTACAATGCATCCAAGACAACAAATTTAAAGATACTTTTCAATATTTCTAAGAAAACAGTATAGCTATACTTGTAACCAAGATTGAGCTAATGCCCAATTAACATTTTCGGAAAAAATTTTAGCAGCTTTTTAAGGTTGCAGATACTGAAATCTGCAATACAGAAACAGacttcaaagaaattaaagatttattcatGTAGTCTGGTGTGCTACAAAGGTAGGTCAATACCTTCACAAAGCTTTACCTCTGCTATAATAATACTGTAATATTTCAGCTGCAAAGTTTATACTGAACATTTCAAGAAGCTGAGAGTACATGGATTTGGAATGCTGTGATTTCTTGCAGAAACTACATACTGTGTGCCATTAATACAACAAACAAAGTAAGGACTGCTTCTTTTATGGGTAATCTTACCTGGTTAGGTTGGCTAGGAAAACAGGCTCTCCCGGTGTTGAAATCCTGAAATGCTGAAGGCCTTAAATTTGCACTGTTGTAAGTTTCACTGGTTACTACCGTTTCATGTTGAAAAAGGTGATCCTTCATTAGTGAACCTGATGTATTTTCTTGAGCGGTCTAGAACACATAAGAACGCCCTTAAATGATTTTTGCATTTATataaaaacaacaccaaaccaaacaagtTCATACATAAATGTGCTAATATATAGTGTGTTCTATATAATGTGTTTGAGGTATCTACAAATACAAGTATTCttaaatgcacattttttaaagcattttgaagtAGGCAAGTCTTTTCTTTACTTTGAGTCAGCCTTAGTAGATACAGAATTTCTCTGCAGACAGTACACAACTTAGGCACTAGACATACATGCCTTTGAAATACAATTGCCAAATCAGACTTCTTTAAGGAAGTAGAGATTAAACTGTCTCTGAGATGATGTTTTCTCTAAACTACCCACGAGGCTGGCAGTATTTACACAAACAtgattggagaaaaaaaaaatctgtcagatctcttaataaattaaaagcaaaatcagctggaaaggaagagaaggtaATTTTTAGCTTATACTGGCTCAATTAAAATATCTAATTGCAGCAAGTGTGCAATAAACACGTAATGACTGTCTTTTTGCAATTAAAGTTGCATCAGGCAACCTGATACGAAAGTGAGACCATGAAGCAATATATCATGAGATAGCTGCAGGACCTGTGCCattcagaaaaaggaagaggaagtaTGTTTGGGTGGAATACCGGTTTGTAAGACGATCCAGTTTCTGAAATGGattgaaaaacaaacagttcTCATTCTTTAAGCTTGACTGACTGGGACATACTTAGGATACAGCAGAGCATTTTGACACAAATTCAATTGGGCCTCCAAAAAGGTACTGTATGCTCTGCTTGCATTGAGGGATGTTGTAAAGTTAACTGGCTGTCATCATGGACAGACTGATAAAATTCTGGCATCATCAAGCTTCCAGCAATGAGAATGCTTCAGCTTTATTATAAGGATTTGTATGTATCAAGAAAACATTtggaggaaaagaataaaaacactCCAGAATAATACTGGGGCAGAGGCAAACCTTATGTTTTGACAGGTTAAGTATTAACTCAGAATCATTCGTTTTCACTCATCAAAATACTTAAGGAACTTATTCCAGGATCACATTAGCACCTCACATACATAAAAGCCTAATGTATCAAGTTCTAAGACATCTAGATAATACAAAGTAGTTAGTCTGTAGCTGATTTTgtaggagaaagaaaactgtcACATCGCTAAGAATTTATACATTGTTTCAGAAGCACCATGTGGGAAAACATTAAATTTAGTAATTAATTCATGATCAGTGTAATTAATACTAGAGAGCGTATACCACAAGAAAGACAAAAGCTCACTCAGGTTAAAGTTCCCCTGAAAAATTTTGGAGACAGACAAAATGCCGAAAAGAAGTAATATTTGCAGATCCTTGAGCCTGACACCACAACAAAGTAATTGACCTTGTTATtgtcaaaattaaattttctggtCAAATGTTGTTGGGAAAGGAATCTAAAAGAAATATTGGAATGACTGACAACAATTAGACTTCATATATGTATActtattttaagagaaaaaggcagcaaataTTAGTGCAATAGCAAACCTCTTCATAGCAGAAGGTACTCCTGCAGATACATTGCCCAATGACATAAAAAGCTTCCAAAACAGTGGCTCAAACCACATAAGAGCTGTAttcaaaatgaggaagaaatgcCTACAACCATTTTTGGTCTGAGCAATGTTTAAAATGACTACAAGCATTTAAGCTAACAGCTAGAAGCCATTTTACAGAAACCACAATGATAAGcatcccctttccccttcccttggTTATTATAAATTTGAGTGGTCTAGGGAGAAGGGAGCAAGCTGAAAAAACTTCTACTCCTTCCTtgccggggaaaaaaatacatattaccCACAAGCCAGTCGTTATCCCTGGGTGAGATTTGCAGCAGCCTGCATTatttcctgtccctgcaggtgaTTTgcacttttcttctttaaaaataaactatctACACTATAGAGGAATAAGGACACGTGCACATGCTCACACAGGCAGACACAAGTACTCCCCTTGGCAGACAAGGAGGGCTCCATCTAATGAAGGACACAGGCACAGATCATCTCTTACTGTGCTAACTAGCAGGGCCAGATGATGTACAAAATACAAACCTTAATCTTAAAGCAAACCTTTGTGCCCTATACACAGCAACTATCAAAGAATGCTTTTAGAAAATTCCAACACAGATACCACAATTCAAACTAATTGACTTCAAGGACAGATTTCGGGGTGGCAGCAGACAGAGAAAAGCACATGACCTTTTGTAAGGCAAGAACTCGCCAGACAGCATTTCTGAAAGCACAATGCTCAGCTTACCAACCTATACACTACAGCTAAGTGGACACAGACTAACTTCTggtattaaaatgaaaagcaatcaTGTCAGTTCTTTAGCCAATAAATATTCACTATACTGAATTACAGAAATGCCAGATGAACATGCTTGAAAcctctgcttttaattaaaCTGTAGTTTAGATACAGTCAAACCACGTTTATTAGTATCCAAAAACTTTTTCCTTGGACAACACTTCCTGTTCCAATGTGATGTTTTATTACACCACCTGAAACCCCACATTTATAATGGAAACACTGACAATCTGAAGTAGGAAGCCCCAGAAACAAAAATGGTATTGtgttgaaaatgcatttaagtAAGAAGCAAACATATAAAGTTTTCCACAAGAACGTATACAGAACAAATACACACACTAACACAGATGCACACATTCTCCTTTTCTACTGTCCAAAGCAATTACACTGCCCACATTCAATATTCTTTAACCACAGCCTGCAAAGTACAGTACTGGCATAGGTTATTCAGTATCATCTGTAAAGTAACCTACGCCAGTTTTTAATGCACAACGGAAATCTGGtttgctcccagctgctggtaTAATAATTACTGTCCTATGGTTGCTAAGAGatactctgaatttttttccaagactaCTAAAACATTTCTGTGCGCACAAGCAAAAGGATGCTGGGTAAAGCAATAAAATGACTCCAGCTGTAGCTCTCCAGCAGAATTCAAAGCCAGATGACAGCTgtagagaaaatgaaaaccagacTGAGCTTCTCTTGTTCTTCAAATTTTCTCTCCTTACTTCTCCCAGTTTGCCAGAGTTAAGTCTGGGAGAGAATTCAACATTGTTCTGCAAACATTGTTAAAAATGTTCTCCTCTAAGTAAGTTTAATGATTACACAGAAGGATGGATGAGAGACCACATTTCCGCTGCATCCCAGTTCTCGCATTTACTTCCCATGAGGACTGAAAATTTGCTGTTTGATGCTAACAACACAAGAGACgtttaaatgctttttccttaatttttcaaTTCTGAATAAATGATTAGGTTTCAAATACATCTGAATGACTTCCTTGTGCTTTGGCTTTTTCTGAGACTGATGGAGCAATACATTTGGCAAAGAAACTCTATTATTTTCAGGTATTTGTCCGTGACATAGGCTGAAATATTACCTAGATTACTCTGAATATTTCACACAGTTTAAACTAAAAAATTAGACATTTGACATGCCTCTTTCTTCAAAGAATTTTCCACCTGAATATATAGAGAACACTACATGTAAAGAGGCTGCTAGGAACactggtgaggaaaaaaaaaatataattcctCCCGTTTTTTAATATACAACTCCAGCAAAAAACCCAgtttaataaacaaaaattacttagTACAATATATGAATAGATTTATTTGAAACTGATAATATGAATTAGAATTACTTTTAGTTCATAGAACTGGACCTAAGCAATTTATTAACTGCACTAGGTATTTATAATCTTTATTGTTTTACCATGTAGTATTGTCTTATCTATAAAACAATAGAGTGTGTCAAGGGtaaattatttcacatttccttACAAGTCataatgttatttttgtaaaatagaACTTCTGCAAGCATTTTGTTAGAGACAAAATAAATTGAGTGGTCATTAAAGGCCCTTATGAAGAGGTCACTAAGTAGTGTGTTTACAGAGCGGCGCATGAACAATTAATGTCTTCCCCGCCTGCACCAAAACCACTTAAGATGCAT
This window contains:
- the SPRED1 gene encoding sprouty-related, EVH1 domain-containing protein 1 produces the protein MSEETATSNDNSYARVRAVVMTRDDSSGGWLPLGGGGLSCVTVFKVIPQEENSCADFLIHGERLRDKTVVLECTLKKDLVYNKVTPTFYHWKIDDKKFGLTFQSPADARAFDRGIRRAVEDISQGYPPSQNDVEVAEDCFQTAQENTSGSLMKDHLFQHETVVTSETYNSANLRPSAFQDFNTGRACFPSQPNQVPLKSIRHVSFQDEDEIVRINPRDILIRRYADYRHPDMWKNDLERDDADSNIPFSKSDSKKSDYLYPCGDGTKLNSLKDSKSSVVFKTQPSSSKFKNSKRRKEDGERSRCIYCQERFNHEDNGRGKCQDAPDPIKRCIYQVSCMLCAESMLYHCMSDSEGDFSDPCSCDTSDDKFCLRWLALVALSFIAPCMCCYLPLRACHHCGEVCGCCGGKHKAAG